The following are encoded together in the Streptosporangiales bacterium genome:
- a CDS encoding DUF664 domain-containing protein, which yields MTDSDYPWEPPLAGTELEHLIGALDRLRTTFRWKADDLDAAGLQTRIGASSLTLGGLLKHLAAVEDYIFTAKLTGDPIGAPWDTTDWDGSNDWEFASATDDTPDQLYALWDGAVERSRARLHAALADGGLDQLVHVSGPDGRHASLRRLVCDLIEEYGRHTGHADLLREAVDGLAGEDPPAGWRVSRPTERSTSPRTPREG from the coding sequence ATGACCGACAGCGACTACCCGTGGGAGCCCCCACTCGCCGGCACCGAGCTCGAGCACCTGATCGGTGCGCTCGACCGCCTGCGCACGACCTTCCGCTGGAAGGCCGACGACCTCGACGCGGCCGGACTGCAGACCCGCATCGGCGCCTCCTCGCTGACCCTCGGCGGCCTGCTCAAGCATCTTGCTGCCGTGGAGGACTACATCTTCACCGCCAAGCTGACCGGGGATCCGATCGGCGCGCCGTGGGACACCACCGACTGGGACGGCAGCAACGACTGGGAGTTCGCCTCCGCCACCGACGACACCCCCGACCAGCTCTACGCGCTCTGGGACGGCGCCGTCGAACGGTCCCGCGCGAGGCTCCACGCGGCCTTGGCCGACGGCGGGCTCGACCAGCTCGTCCACGTCTCCGGGCCCGACGGTCGCCATGCCAGCCTGCGTCGGCTCGTCTGCGACCTGATCGAGGAGTACGGCAGGCACACCGGGCACGCCGACCTGCTCCGCGAGGCGGTCGACGGTCTGGCCGGCGAGGACCCGCCGGCCGGATGGCGCGTGAGCAGGCCGACGGAGCGGAGCACATCACCGAGGACACCGCGTGAGGGGTGA
- a CDS encoding ABC transporter permease subunit — protein MPRYLLLRAGQTVLVMWLVATTTFFLFRVLPGDPAAITLGVDASKESRAAIRHEMGLDRPLFEQYLTWLGRLLRGDLGVAYAQGRQPVLDLLGGPLLRTLELAVIATVLAIVISIPLAKASAVRPGSVVDQVSRALAIVGFSLPSFWLGILLLLLFSQALGWFPAGGYVPFAESPIGYIRSVTLPAVAVSVILAGIFIRFLRASMLEALGQDYIRTAQAKGVTERRVSYQHALRNALLPFVTVVGMQFGLLVGGLVVVEQVFNWPGIGLLMVQAILSRSYDLVQGAVLITALSFVVVNTLVDISYRVIDPRITHA, from the coding sequence ATGCCTCGCTATCTGCTGCTGAGAGCGGGGCAGACGGTTCTGGTCATGTGGCTCGTGGCGACCACGACGTTCTTCCTCTTCAGGGTGCTTCCTGGAGATCCCGCGGCGATCACTCTCGGCGTGGACGCGTCGAAGGAGTCCCGCGCCGCGATCCGGCATGAGATGGGCCTCGACAGGCCGCTCTTCGAGCAGTACCTGACCTGGCTCGGCAGGCTCCTGCGCGGCGACCTGGGGGTGGCGTACGCGCAGGGCCGTCAACCGGTCCTCGATCTGCTCGGCGGCCCGCTGCTGCGGACGCTCGAGCTCGCCGTGATCGCGACCGTCCTCGCGATCGTGATCTCGATCCCGCTGGCCAAGGCGTCCGCGGTCCGGCCGGGCTCCGTCGTCGACCAGGTGAGCAGGGCGTTGGCGATCGTCGGGTTCAGCCTCCCGTCGTTCTGGCTGGGGATCCTGCTCCTGCTGCTGTTCTCGCAGGCTCTCGGTTGGTTCCCGGCCGGAGGCTACGTGCCCTTCGCCGAGTCGCCGATCGGCTACATCCGTTCGGTGACGCTGCCAGCCGTCGCCGTGAGCGTCATCCTCGCCGGCATCTTCATCCGTTTCCTCCGTGCCAGCATGTTGGAGGCTCTCGGGCAGGACTACATCCGTACCGCCCAGGCCAAGGGCGTGACCGAACGCCGCGTGTCGTACCAGCACGCACTTCGCAACGCACTGCTCCCCTTCGTGACGGTCGTCGGGATGCAGTTCGGTCTCCTCGTCGGCGGCCTGGTCGTGGTCGAGCAGGTCTTCAACTGGCCCGGCATCGGACTGCTCATGGTGCAGGCGATCCTCAGTAGGTCCTACGACCTCGTCCAGGGCGCCGTCCTGATCACGGCACTGAGCTTCGTCGTCGTCAACACTCTCGTCGACATCTCCTATCGCGTCATCGACCCGAGGATCACCCATGCCTGA
- a CDS encoding aminotransferase class III-fold pyridoxal phosphate-dependent enzyme → MPSAISTVAPEVAPRGRALADAAERLIPGGVNSATRSIGVPYAFSSGDGANLVDADGRSYVDYHAAFGAILLGYRCDLVDEAVHRAVRDAKFFGIGVTDLEVELARRVVDAIPSAEMMIATMSGSEAVSQAVRLARAATGRPLLVKFQGGFHGSNDAVARNVISAPEKAYGDDPLSAGILPDAFHSTLVAEFNDLESVRTLFELHPDRIAAVILEPIPHNVGALLPTAAFVEGLRALTSDNGALLVFDEVITGFRHAFGGYQEICGVHPDLTTFGKGMANGYPIGGLAGSRHLMERFDGRGGDVLLAGTFNGHPVGVGAAIATIDYLAGNPSFYQRTYELGDAMRSGLRDIVTELDIEATVAGFGGVFSLYFTSGPIRGYRDLMSNDDVAYSTFHRRMTDAGFLMIPLALKRNHVSGAHTREHIDDTLTAARSVLKGMRDDGTIGAARR, encoded by the coding sequence ATGCCTTCGGCGATCAGCACCGTCGCGCCCGAGGTGGCACCGCGCGGGAGGGCGCTTGCCGACGCCGCGGAGCGACTGATCCCCGGTGGCGTCAACTCGGCGACTCGCTCCATCGGTGTCCCCTACGCGTTCAGCTCAGGAGACGGCGCGAACCTGGTCGATGCCGACGGCCGCAGCTACGTCGACTACCACGCCGCCTTCGGCGCCATCCTGCTCGGCTACCGGTGCGACCTCGTGGACGAGGCCGTCCACCGGGCCGTCCGCGACGCCAAGTTCTTCGGCATCGGAGTGACCGATCTCGAGGTCGAGCTTGCCCGACGGGTCGTCGACGCGATCCCGTCGGCGGAGATGATGATCGCCACCATGAGTGGATCCGAGGCCGTCTCGCAGGCCGTGCGACTGGCCAGAGCCGCCACCGGTCGCCCCCTTCTGGTCAAGTTCCAGGGTGGATTCCACGGTTCGAACGACGCGGTGGCACGCAACGTGATCTCCGCTCCGGAGAAGGCCTACGGCGATGATCCCCTGTCGGCAGGGATCCTCCCGGACGCCTTCCACTCGACGTTGGTGGCCGAGTTCAACGATCTCGAGTCGGTGCGCACCCTGTTCGAGCTGCACCCGGATCGGATCGCGGCTGTCATCCTCGAGCCGATCCCGCACAACGTCGGGGCGTTGCTCCCCACGGCAGCGTTCGTGGAAGGACTGCGAGCACTCACCTCGGACAACGGCGCGCTGCTGGTCTTCGACGAGGTCATCACCGGCTTCCGGCACGCGTTCGGCGGGTACCAGGAGATCTGCGGCGTCCACCCGGACCTGACCACGTTCGGCAAGGGCATGGCCAACGGCTATCCGATCGGAGGTCTCGCCGGTTCGAGGCACCTGATGGAGCGCTTCGACGGCCGCGGTGGCGACGTGCTCCTCGCCGGCACCTTCAACGGCCATCCGGTGGGCGTCGGCGCAGCCATCGCCACCATCGACTACCTCGCCGGGAATCCGAGCTTCTACCAACGGACGTACGAGCTCGGTGACGCGATGCGCAGCGGGCTGCGTGACATCGTCACCGAGCTCGACATCGAGGCCACGGTCGCCGGGTTCGGTGGTGTGTTCTCGCTGTACTTCACGTCCGGCCCGATCCGGGGCTACCGCGACCTGATGTCCAACGACGATGTCGCGTACTCCACCTTCCACCGGCGCATGACCGACGCAGGCTTCCTGATGATTCCGCTCGCTCTCAAGAGGAACCACGTGTCCGGCGCGCACACGCGTGAGCACATCGACGACACGTTGACGGCGGCACGTTCGGTGTTGAAGGGCATGCGCGACGACGGGACCATCGGCGCCGCTCGGCGTTGA
- a CDS encoding ABC transporter permease subunit, whose amino-acid sequence MPEGSATQSTGQRFLMGRTLRLFLRDRVTVFATVVFLLFMFVAVMAPLLAPFTERELAGIPLQPPSGAHWFGTDELGRDIFSRVLYGARTSLTVGVLASVISLLIGMPWGLLSGFYGSWADAASMRLTDALLAFPGIILALAVVAVAGPSTVNLVIAIGVIQAPRFTRLIRGEVLSLRERDFVAAARSFGATNLFIIRRAILPNVVPIATVQFTLTFATAVLIEASLSYLGLGVQPPTAAWGGMLQTARSFMAQSPTYSIFTGGAIFLTVLSLSLIGDALRDAVDPRQLTSGARKLVRQSV is encoded by the coding sequence ATGCCTGAGGGATCGGCGACACAGAGCACCGGGCAGCGGTTCCTCATGGGGCGAACACTCCGGCTGTTCCTCCGCGACCGCGTCACGGTGTTCGCGACCGTGGTCTTCCTCCTCTTCATGTTCGTGGCCGTCATGGCGCCGCTGCTGGCGCCGTTCACCGAGCGAGAGCTCGCCGGCATCCCCCTCCAACCTCCCTCGGGTGCGCACTGGTTCGGCACTGACGAGTTGGGCCGCGACATCTTCAGCCGCGTCCTGTACGGGGCTCGCACGTCGCTCACCGTCGGTGTGCTGGCAAGCGTGATCTCGTTGCTGATCGGGATGCCCTGGGGTCTGCTCAGCGGGTTCTACGGCAGCTGGGCGGATGCCGCCTCGATGAGACTCACCGATGCACTACTCGCCTTCCCCGGGATCATCCTGGCCCTGGCGGTGGTGGCCGTCGCCGGGCCGAGCACCGTCAACCTCGTCATCGCCATCGGTGTGATCCAGGCTCCCCGGTTCACCCGCCTGATACGTGGTGAGGTGCTGAGCCTGCGGGAACGCGACTTCGTCGCCGCCGCACGATCGTTCGGCGCCACCAACCTGTTCATCATCCGCCGAGCGATCCTGCCCAACGTGGTTCCCATCGCCACCGTCCAGTTCACCCTCACCTTCGCCACCGCGGTGCTCATCGAGGCCTCGTTGAGCTATCTCGGTCTCGGAGTCCAGCCGCCGACGGCCGCCTGGGGCGGGATGCTGCAGACGGCCAGGAGCTTCATGGCACAGAGCCCCACCTACAGCATCTTCACCGGCGGAGCGATCTTCCTCACCGTCCTGAGCCTCAGCCTCATCGGAGATGCGCTGCGGGACGCGGTCGATCCTCGGCAACTCACCTCCGGAGCGCGAAAGCTCGTGAGGCAGTCGGTATGA
- a CDS encoding C-terminal binding protein: protein MIAVWSAGAPFLPATRLHLDEAGASYSVLAEEPADSDFDRAAGSEVLIVGGSPVTREVLARLPRLELLVRAGVGVEKIDIDEATRRGVMVTNVTDYGIQEVADHSLLLMLAAARRLTYFVRQNESDWADASYLPVGRLSGRTCGLVGLGAIGSAVAARVTALGMSVIAHDPWAPAERFAAVTARSVSLTELLELSDVISLHVPSTPENRHLLNAEAFGRMRRSPIIVNTARGALVDTPALEHALEAGLVSGAGLDVLDEEPDVSRCVSLLRRDDVVVTPHVAWYSGAARDQLGRTAAEIALEFERSGVVPRVLNPEAVRVGRR from the coding sequence ATGATCGCCGTCTGGAGCGCGGGTGCGCCGTTCCTTCCCGCGACACGGCTGCACCTCGACGAGGCGGGAGCGTCGTACAGCGTCCTTGCCGAAGAGCCCGCCGACAGTGACTTCGACAGGGCGGCAGGGTCCGAGGTGCTGATCGTGGGCGGGAGCCCCGTGACCCGGGAGGTCCTCGCCCGCCTTCCCCGGCTCGAGCTCCTCGTCCGCGCCGGCGTCGGCGTCGAGAAGATCGACATCGACGAGGCGACCCGACGAGGCGTGATGGTCACGAACGTCACGGACTACGGAATCCAGGAGGTCGCCGACCACTCGCTGCTGCTGATGCTCGCTGCCGCGAGACGCCTCACGTACTTCGTCCGCCAGAACGAGTCCGACTGGGCGGACGCCTCGTATCTCCCGGTGGGTCGACTCAGCGGTCGTACCTGTGGACTGGTCGGTCTCGGCGCCATCGGCTCGGCCGTGGCCGCCCGTGTGACGGCGCTGGGAATGTCGGTCATCGCCCATGATCCGTGGGCGCCGGCCGAGAGGTTCGCTGCGGTCACGGCCCGTTCGGTGTCGTTGACCGAGCTCCTCGAGCTCAGCGACGTCATCAGCCTGCATGTCCCTTCGACGCCGGAGAACCGCCACCTGTTGAACGCCGAGGCGTTCGGCAGGATGCGTCGATCCCCGATCATCGTCAACACGGCCAGAGGCGCACTGGTCGACACCCCGGCGCTCGAACACGCCCTCGAGGCGGGGTTGGTCTCCGGCGCGGGCCTCGACGTGCTCGACGAGGAACCAGACGTCTCGCGGTGCGTCTCGCTGCTCCGGCGCGACGACGTCGTCGTCACCCCGCACGTGGCCTGGTACTCCGGTGCCGCCAGGGATCAGCTGGGTCGCACCGCGGCCGAGATCGCGCTCGAGTTCGAGCGGTCGGGAGTCGTGCCTCGCGTCCTGAATCCCGAGGCCGTACGGGTGGGTCGGCGATAA